A genome region from Cucumis sativus cultivar 9930 chromosome 4, Cucumber_9930_V3, whole genome shotgun sequence includes the following:
- the LOC101218045 gene encoding LRR receptor-like serine/threonine-protein kinase RPK2, producing the protein MGSSSSSFSVIKWFSLTRPKSPILLSKLFLLLCILFFFQTHVVYGDSDKSVLLQFKNALSDPSALLSSWIPTDSNYCLWFGVSCDFNSRVVSLNISGNGGVSGNFNSFSCSESSKFPLYGLGIRRGCVGNRGSLIGKLPPVIGNLTHLRVLSLPFHGFQGELPGEIFGLENLEVLDLEGNSVTGLLRNDFSRLSNLRVLNLAFNRVTGEIPSSLLGCASLEILNLAGNQLNGTIPEFVGQMRGVYLSFNFLTGSIPSELGNNCGKLEHLDLSGNFLVSGIPSNLGNCTQLQTLLLYSNMLEEAIPAGIGKLQKLEVLDLSRNSLSGPIPVELGNCSQLSVLVLSNLFDPIPKINYTGDDSPTEELSDDSFNYFAGGIPETITTLPKLRILWAPSANLNGRFPSQWGQCESLEMINLAGNYLFGELPSGFTGCKKLQVLDLSSNRLSGELNKNLPVPYMTLFDLSHNQFFGEIPSFCGNECSQVKFGLNGYVDFNDASSRYLSFFATIIRDASPFEFVGNGDLIIHNFGDNNFTGNLLSLPFPREKLGSKTVYAYLVGGNKLTGPFPDSLFEKCDNLGGLMFNISSNKISGPFSVTIGKKCGSLKFLDVSGNQMIGQVPASFGELLSLNHLNLSRNKFQYQIPTSLGQMANLKYLCLAGNNFNGSIPPALGKLQSLELLDLSYNDLSGEIPMDLVNLRGLKVLLLNNNSLSGQVPSGLANVTTLSAFNVSFNNLSGSLPSNNNMIKCSGAIGNPYLRPCHMYSLAVPSSEMQGSVGDPSGFAASPSGVAPQTSGGGSFNSIEIASITSASAIVSVLIALIILFLYTRKWNSRSKVLGSMRKEVTVFTDIGVSLTFENVVRATSNFNASNCIGSGGFGATYKAEISSGVLVAIKRLAVGRFQGVQQFDAEIKTLGRLRHPNLVTLIGYHASETEMFLIYNYLPGGNLEKFIQERSTRAVDWRILHKIALDIARALAYLHDQCVPRVLHRDVKPSNILLDDDFNAYLSDFGLARLLGTSETHATTGVAGTFGYVAPEYAMTCRVSDKADVYSYGVVLLELLSDKKALDPSFSSYGNGFNIVAWACMLLRQGRAKEFFTAGLWEVGPHDDLVEVLHLAVVCTVDSLSTRPTMKQVVRRLKQLQPPSC; encoded by the coding sequence ATGggttcctcttcctcttctttttcagTCATCAAATGGTTTTCTCTTACTAGACCCAAATCTCCAATTCTTCTCTCCAAGCTCTTTTTGCTGCTCTGcatcctcttcttctttcagaCTCATGTTGTTTACGGGGATTCCGACAAATCCGTGCTTCTTCAGTTCAAAAATGCTCTTTCCGACCCATCTGCTTTGCTTTCCTCCTGGATTCCCACTGATTCTAATTACTGCTTATGGTTTGGTGTTTCTTGCGACTTCAATTCACGGGTTGTCTCCCTCAACATTTCTGGGAATGGTGGTGTTTCAggtaattttaattctttttcctGTTCCGAGTCTTCTAAATTCCCTCTTTATGGACTTGGAATCAGAAGGGGCTGTGTGGGTAATAGAGGTTCACTCATTGGGAAGCTTCCACCCGTGATTGGGAACCTCACTCACCTCAGGGTTTTGTCTCTTCCGTTTCATGGTTTTCAAGGTGAGCTTCCTGGTGAAATCTTTGGATTGGAGAACCTTGAGGTTCTTGATCTGGAAGGGAATTCTGTAACTGGGCTGCTTCGTAATGATTTTTCCAGGTTGAGCAACTTGCGTGTTCTTAATCTTGCATTCAATAGGGTTACTGGTGAGATTCCTAGCTCGCTTTTGGGTTGTGCGAGTTTAGAGATCTTGAATTTAGCTGGGAATCAGTTGAATGGGACAATTCCAGAGTTTGTTGGTCAGATGAGAGGGGTCTACttgtctttcaattttttaacaGGATCCATTCCGAGTGAGCTTGGGAATAACTGTGGAAAGCTTGAGCATCTCGACCTGTCTGGTAATTTTTTGGTCAGTGGGATTCCAAGCAATCTGGGAAATTGCACTCAATTGCAGACATTGTTGCTATATTCTAATATGCTGGAAGAGGCCATTCCAGCTGGAATTGGTAAGTTGCAGAAGCTGGAAGTGCTTGATCTTTCAAGGAATAGTCTCAGTGGTCCGATACCCGTCGAGCTGGGAAATTGCTCGCAGTTGTCTGTCCTGGTGCTCTCGAATCTCTTTGATCCAATTCCCAAGATCAACTACACAGGCGATGACTCTCCAACTGAGGAACTTAGTGATGATAGTTTTAACTATTTTGCGGGTGGTATACCTGAGACAATAACAACCCTTCCAAAGCTGAGAATATTGTGGGCCCCTAGTGCAAACCTCAACGGCAGATTCCCTTCTCAATGGGGTCAGTGTGAAAGCTTGGAGATGATCAATTTAGCTGGTAATTACCTTTTTGGGGAGCTTCCCAGTGGGTTTACCGGCTGCAAAAAGCTTCAAGTCCTTGATTTAAGCTCAAACCGGCTTTCTGGAGAACTTAATAAAAACCTACCAGTTCCTTACATGACTCTGTTTGATCTTAGCCATAACCAATTTTTTGGCGAGATTCCTTCGTTCTGTGGCAATGAATGCTCACAGGTGAAGTTCGGTTTGAATGGATATGTGGATTTTAACGATGCCTCGTCCCGGtatctttccttttttgcCACTATTATTCGAGATGCATCCCcttttgaatttgttggaAATGGTGATCTGATAATACATAACTTTGGGGACAATAACTTTACTGGAAATCTTCTGTCGTTGCCATTTCCACGTGAAAAACTGGGTAGTAAAACTGTTTATGCTTATCTTGTGGGTGGGAATAAGCTGACTGGACCATTTCCAGATAGTTTGTTTGAGAAATGCGACAATTTGGGGGGATTGATGTTTAATATTAGCAGCAATAAAATATCTGGCCCATTTTCTGTGACAATTGGTAAGAAGTGTGGTTCTCTCAAATTCTTGGATGTATCTGGTAATCAGATGATTGGGCAGGTACCTGCTAGCTTTGGAGAGCTATTATCTCTGAATCACCTGAACCTAAGTCGGAACAAGTTTCAGTATCAAATACCTACTTCTCTCGGACAGATGGCTAATTTGAAGTACCTTTGTTTGGCTGGCAATAACTTTAATGGTTCTATACCTCCAGCCTTGGGAAAGTTGCAGTCTTTGGAGTTGCTGGATCTTTCGTATAACGATCTTTCAGGTGAAATTCCAATGGATCTTGTTAACTTGAGAGGCCTAAAAGTTCTGCTGCTCAACAATAATTCACTCTCTGGACAGGTTCCCTCTGGTTTAGCTAATGTTACCACACTCTCTGCATTTAATGTGTCATTCAATAACTTGTCTGGTTCCCTGCCATCAAATAACAACATGATTAAATGTAGTGGTGCAATTGGAAACCCTTACCTGCGCCCGTGCCATATGTATTCTTTGGCTGTGCCTTCATCTGAAATGCAAGGTTCAGTTGGTGACCCAAGTGGTTTTGCAGCTTCACCGTCGGGTGTTGCACCCCAAACAAGTGGAGGTGGCAGCTTCAATTCCATTGAGATAGCATCCATCACCTCTGCCTCTGCCATTGTTTCTGTTCTTATTGCTTTGATTATCCTATTTCTATATACACGAAAGTGGAACTCGAGATCTAAAGTTCTTGGGTCAATGAGAAAGGAAGTGACGGTTTTTACTGATATTGGGGTTTCCCTGACTTTTGAGAATGTGGTGCGTGCTACAAGTAATTTCAATGCAAGTAACTGCATTGGCAGTGGAGGGTTTGGGGCAACTTACAAGGCAGAGATCTCGTCAGGAGTGCTGGTTGCAATAAAACGACTTGCTGTAGGTCGATTTCAAGGTGTCCAACAGTTTGATGCAGAAATTAAAACCCTTGGAAGGCTGCGCCATCCAAACCTTGTCACCTTAATTGGTTACCATGCCAGTGAAACCGAGATGTTCctgatatataattatttgccAGGAGGTAATTTGGAAAAATTCATCCAGGAGAGATCTACAAGAGCTGTTGATTGGAGAATTCTTCACAAGATTGCACTTGACATAGCCCGTGCGCTTGCGTATCTTCACGATCAGTGTGTACCACGAGTCCTTCACCGCGATGTGAAACCGAGTAATATACTATTAGATGACGATTTCAATGCTTATCTCTCTGATTTTGGTTTGGCCCGGCTTCTTGGGACTTCTGAAACCCATGCTACCACCGGGGTGGCTGGAACTTTTGGCTATGTTGCTCCTGAATATGCCATGACTTGCCGTGTCTCTGATAAAGCAGATGTGTATAGCTACGGCGTGGTGCTTCTCGAGCTACTCTCAGACAAAAAAGCACTAGATCCCTCGTTTTCTTCATATGGTAATGGTTTTAACATAGTAGCTTGGGCATGTATGCTGCTTCGGCAGGGGCGTGCCAAGGAATTCTTCACGGCAGGGTTGTGGGAGGTAGGCCCCCATGATGATTTGGTTGAAGTATTACATTTAGCAGTTGTTTGTACAGTTGACTCTTTGTCGACTAGGCCGACGATGAAGCAAGTTGTACGACGGCTTAAGCAGCTTCAACCACCATCATGTTAG